The genomic region CGTCTCGGTCTCCTCGCGGGCGATGAGTGCCACGCGATACGTCGAACCCGGTTCGACGGACCCGTTCTCGATCTCCTGACGCGGTACCTCGACGGTGAACGAACCCTCGTCCCCCTCTATCTCGGCACTGAACAGACACAGTAGTTTATCAGATATTTCCACAGTGAGTAGCCTCCACCCGAGTAGACAGGGGCCGCTCTCTTCAAATTTCCGCTGATGCATGAGATGAAAAGGACACTCTGTCCCGGACCGGGTGCAGCCGACGGACCGGGGTGGCGATGTCAGTCCGCCCCGGACTGACGCTGTGCCGTCGTGTACTTCGAGAGGTCCACGTCGGCCGTGACCTCGGCCGGGTCGGCGTAGGGGCGGTCGACGATGATGTCGCCGGCGGTGCCCTTGCCGATGCCCGGAATCGCGGTCAGTTCCTTCATCGACGCGCTGTTGAGGTCGAGGGGGTACGGGACCCCGGTGACGGAGCGATAGCCGTGTCCGACCAGGGACACGTCGACCGTCTGGCCGAGGTCGTACTCGCCCGGGAGGCCGACGAGTAGGGGATAGGTCCCGAGCTGGCGGCCGAACGTCGTGCCGTCCTCGTGGTACTCGAGGTGGACGTCCTCGAGGATGGTCCCCGGTGGTGCGAGCCGTTTCAGGAGCGGGTTGTCTATCTCCTCGCGCACCTGCTTCTTGTACCGCTTGAACAGCTGCTTGTGGTCGTGGGCGATGTGGGCACCCTCGCTGTTCATGTCGGTCCCGGCGAACGTCATCACCTGCCGGATGTTCACCCGTCGGAGCATCAGTCCCTCGTCGTACACCCGGTGGAGGAAGTCGAGGTTGTGCTGGAACGTCTCCTCGCGTTCTTCCTTGAGCCCGTGTAGCAGGTTGATTCCCGGGAGGAGTTTGGGCAGGCGGCGCGGGGCGTCGGGCCCGGTCGAGGGGCCGGAACCGGGCTCGTCACCCGGTCGCCAGCCGCCCTCCTCGTTGACTATCTTGACGGCCTGGAACGCCTCCTCGGCGGTGACGTTCAGGTTGTTCGCCTCCTGGACCTGCGGGTCGGCGGATTCGAGGCCGAAGGCCGCGGTGTCGCCCGGCGTGTTGTGCTTCGCGATGATGCGGATGCCCTCTCTCGACAGCTCGGGCCACTCGACCACCGTGATGGGGTTCATGTTGTCGAGGTGGAGCGTGCCCAGGTCGGGCGCGACCTCCCGGATGCCGCCGTAGAGGTCGCGCAGGGCGTCCGGGTTCGGCTTCTCGCCGTTCCCGCCGTAGGCGAGGATGTCGGCCTGCCTCCCGAGGCGGAAGTGCCGGGCACCACGGTCGTACAGTTCCTCGACCTCGCCGACGACGGACTCGGGCTGGCGGAAGGAGGGGTTCCCGTACAGTGGCTCGGTACAGAACGAGCACCGGTACGGGCACCCCCGGGACGTTTCCATCTCACAGATGAGGTACTCGGGATGGTTGGGATGCTGTTCGATGACGAAGGCACCCGCAGACGCCCAGCGGTCGATCTCCTGATTGTCCCGCATCCGGTTGTTGAAGCCCTCCAGTCCGGACTCCACGAGGTCGTAGGCGGCGGCCTCCACGTCGCCTTTCGCCACGAAGTCGTAGTCGAGGTCGTCGCGCTCGGTCTCGGTCGCACCGGCGTTCTCGTCGCCGACGCCGAACTTCACGGGCCCGCCCATCAGGGTCGTCCCCTGGGCGGTCCACGCGAGCTCTTTCACCTCGTCCGGTTCCGCGGGCGTGCCGCCGACGTACTTCCCGGGGACGGTCATCCCGCCGAGGTAGCACATGAGGTCGGCCTGTTCGACCTCGGCCCACAGCATGCGGTCCTCGCGCAGTTCGTCGATGGTGAGGTACGTGACGTTCTCGGCCGGCACCCCCGCGTCGACCAGCGCCCCGGCGGTGTACCGGGGGTAGGTCGAGATGTACGGCGGCACCCCGAAGTGCGCCGGCTCGTCGACGTAGCCGTCGACGATGGTGACGTCGAGAGTCGCGGGGTCGGTCATATGCCATGGTGGACGCCGAAGCGGTAAAACGAGTGCGGAACCGTCGTGGTGGGTTCGAAAAAACCGAGTCGCTGTGCGTCGCCGGTCAGGGCGCGACCATCGGCTGGTGGTCCAGCGTGATGATGGCATCGAGCGAGTCGTCGCTCAGTTTCCCGACTGCGAACGCGGTGTAGGTCTTGCCGGCCTCGACGGTGACGCTCGGCACCGTGAGGACTGGCTCGTCTTCACCTGCGGGCATGACCTGCAGCTCGTAGCTGCCAGCGTCGACGCTCGCGTACGCACCGGCCTTCCCGAACGGCATGTCCGCGAACAGCCTCGCCCCGTCGAACGCGACGTCGACGTTGCCGGCGTCCGGGGCAGTGTGGACGAAGCGGACCCGGCCCGCGTTCTGTTTCTCCTCGTTCTTGTCGTTCAGGACGAGGGTATCGATGTCCGCGAGGTCACCGATGGCGAGGACGGTGAACTCGTGGTCTGCTTCCAGTTCGAACGACTTCTCGATGACCGGCTGGTCCGGCTTCCCGGCGGGACAGATCTTCACGTCGTGACTCCCCGCTGTGACCTCAATGTAGTCGCTGACGTCCTTGAACGAGACGTCGGAGGCGACCTTCTCGCCGTCGACGAAGACGTCGACTGCGGGGGCGTCCGGCGAGCAGTGCCCGATACGTACCTGTGTGTTTGTTGCCATTGTACTCCCTCCGTGGGCAGTTCACTAGTGGGGCCATGCCGTATTCAGGTCGTTGTCACCCCTGTCGTCAGGTCACCCGGCGGTAACGTCGAGAACAACAGAAAGTTGTCATTCTCCGGGGCGGTCCGGTCGCACCGGGCCAGCACCACAGCCAGGCTCCTCAGTCGCGCCGCCCCAGCATCGTCGTCGCGCCAACCACGGCCAGCGCGGCCAGTGCTGTCCCGATGCCGAAGCCCGGAATCGCGCTCTCGGAGCCATCCGCTGTCGGGGTCGCCGTCTCGGTCGCCTCCGGCGTCGTGGTCGGGGCGTCCGTGGCAGACTCGGTCGGTTCGGGCGTGCTCGTCGCCGTCGC from Haloarchaeobius sp. HME9146 harbors:
- a CDS encoding radical SAM protein gives rise to the protein MTDPATLDVTIVDGYVDEPAHFGVPPYISTYPRYTAGALVDAGVPAENVTYLTIDELREDRMLWAEVEQADLMCYLGGMTVPGKYVGGTPAEPDEVKELAWTAQGTTLMGGPVKFGVGDENAGATETERDDLDYDFVAKGDVEAAAYDLVESGLEGFNNRMRDNQEIDRWASAGAFVIEQHPNHPEYLICEMETSRGCPYRCSFCTEPLYGNPSFRQPESVVGEVEELYDRGARHFRLGRQADILAYGGNGEKPNPDALRDLYGGIREVAPDLGTLHLDNMNPITVVEWPELSREGIRIIAKHNTPGDTAAFGLESADPQVQEANNLNVTAEEAFQAVKIVNEEGGWRPGDEPGSGPSTGPDAPRRLPKLLPGINLLHGLKEEREETFQHNLDFLHRVYDEGLMLRRVNIRQVMTFAGTDMNSEGAHIAHDHKQLFKRYKKQVREEIDNPLLKRLAPPGTILEDVHLEYHEDGTTFGRQLGTYPLLVGLPGEYDLGQTVDVSLVGHGYRSVTGVPYPLDLNSASMKELTAIPGIGKGTAGDIIVDRPYADPAEVTADVDLSKYTTAQRQSGAD
- a CDS encoding DUF4397 domain-containing protein; amino-acid sequence: MATNTQVRIGHCSPDAPAVDVFVDGEKVASDVSFKDVSDYIEVTAGSHDVKICPAGKPDQPVIEKSFELEADHEFTVLAIGDLADIDTLVLNDKNEEKQNAGRVRFVHTAPDAGNVDVAFDGARLFADMPFGKAGAYASVDAGSYELQVMPAGEDEPVLTVPSVTVEAGKTYTAFAVGKLSDDSLDAIITLDHQPMVAP